The Caenorhabditis elegans chromosome II genome has a segment encoding these proteins:
- the dab-1 gene encoding PID domain-containing protein (Confirmed by transcript evidence), which yields MAQKSDISVETANATSGKPNPPSPKSRLAMLKRTKKASNASSDPFRFQNNGISYKGKLIGEQDVDKARGDAMCAEAMRTAKSIIKAAGAHKTRITLQINIDGIKVLDEKSGAVLHNFPVSRISFIARDSSDARAFGLVYGEPGGKYKFYGIKTAQAADQAVLAIRDMFQVVFEMKKKQIEQVKQQQIQDGGAEISSKKEGGVAVADLLDLESELQQIERGVQQLSTVPTNCDAFGASPFGDPFVDSFNSTATSNGTANMSGTQVPFGGLQLPQVQQMQMPMVQIPQQSHQNWPTSGAGSFDAWGQQQQQQQMHHAHSTPAFGTNGFSDTNPFASAFNTQAPPPPLPTVAPTQYRDPFSVHSSAIPNSNIDWTGTGTTKENMAPSTNIQQQQSSLHHASTFANFGDNKFRAETWSEKKVTSLEEAFTKLVDMDALVGGQGIKETKKNPFEHILNPPKASLNSMSTTCSAAQMAATQQHTTSSHADPFGDDFFR from the exons ATGGCTCAAAAGTCGGATATATCAGTGGAAACGGCAAATGCAACATCTGGAAAACCAAATCCACCATCACCAAAGTCCCGACTTGCAATGCTGAAGAGAACCAAGAAAG caTCAAATGCATCATCGGATCCGTTTCGCTTTCAAAACAATGGAATTTCCTAcaag GGAAAGCTGATCGGAGAACAAGATGTGGACAAGGCTCGAGGAGATGCAATGTGTGCTGAAGCAATGCGAACTGCCAAGAGTATTATCAAGGCTGCTGGAGCTCACAAAACACGTATTACTCTTCAAATCAACATTGATGGAATCAAAGTTCTTGATGAAAAGAGCGGCGCTGTTCTTCATAATTTCCCAGTATCAAGAATCTCTTTCATCGCTCGTGATTCTTCTGATGCTCGAGCTTTTGGACTTGTTTACGGTGAACCTGGAGGCAAGTACAAGTTCTATGGAATCAAAACAGCACAGGCAGCTGATCAAGCAGTTCTTGCTATCAGAGACATGTTCCaagttgtttttgaaatgaagaaaaaacagattGAGCAAGTTAAGCAACAACAGATTCAAGATGGTGGAGCTGAAATTAGT AGCAAGAAGGAAGGTGGAGTCGCCGTCGCTGATCTTCTCGACTTGGAATCCGAACTTCAGCAAATTGAACGAGGAGTTCAACAACTTTCAACTGTCCCGACAAACTGTGATGCCTTCGGAGCATCACCATTTGGAGATCCTTTCGTAGACAGCTTCAACAGTACAGCCACGTCAAATGGAACTGCAAATATGTCTGGAACTCAAGTGCCATTTGGAGGACTTCAACTTCCACAAGTTCAACAAATGCAGATGCCAATGGTTCAAATTCCTCAACAATCTCATCAGAATTGGCCAACATCCGGAGCTGGATCATTTGACGCTTGGggacaacaacaacagcagcaacaaATGCACCATGCTCATAGTACACCTGCTTTCGGAACAAACGGATTCTCGGATACTAATCCATTTGCGTCGGCTTTCAATACTCAAGCTCCGCCACCACCACTTCCAACTGTTGCTCCAACACAATACCGTGATCCATTCTCTGTACATTCCTCTGCTattccaaattcaaatattgattGGACTGGAACTGGGACTACGAAAGAGAATATGGCACCATCTACTAATATCCAACAACAGCAGTCATCATTGCATCACGCCAGCACTTTTGCCAACTTTGGAGATAATAA ATTCAGGGCCGAAACCTGGAGTGAAAAGAAGGTGACGTCGCTTGAAGAAGCTTTCACGAAATTGGTTGATATGGACGCATTGGTTGGTGGACAGGGTATCAAGGAGACAAAAAAGAATCCATTTGAGCATATCTTAAACCCACCAAAG gcttCTCTGAACTCCATGTCGACAACATGTTCTGCTGCTCAAATGGCTGCCACTCAACAGCATACGACTTCATCTCATGCTGATCCATTTGGTGATGATTTCTTCCGATAA
- the dab-1 gene encoding PID domain-containing protein (Partially confirmed by transcript evidence) — translation MKKTQLGRSFSKSFKQKKARASNASSDPFRFQNNGISYKGKLIGEQDVDKARGDAMCAEAMRTAKSIIKAAGAHKTRITLQINIDGIKVLDEKSGAVLHNFPVSRISFIARDSSDARAFGLVYGEPGGKYKFYGIKTAQAADQAVLAIRDMFQVVFEMKKKQIEQVKQQQIQDGGAEISSKKEGGVAVADLLDLESELQQIERGVQQLSTVPTNCDAFGASPFGDPFVDSFNSTATSNGTANMSGTQVPFGGLQLPQVQQMQMPMVQIPQQSHQNWPTSGAGSFDAWGQQQQQQQMHHAHSTPAFGTNGFSDTNPFASAFNTQAPPPPLPTVAPTQYRDPFSVHSSAIPNSNIDWTGTGTTKENMAPSTNIQQQQSSLHHASTFANFGDNKFRAETWSEKKVTSLEEAFTKLVDMDALVGGQGIKETKKNPFEHILNPPKASLNSMSTTCSAAQMAATQQHTTSSHADPFGDDFFR, via the exons ATGAAAAAGACGCAATTAGGGCGTTCGTTTTCCAAATcattcaagcagaaaaaggcGCGGG caTCAAATGCATCATCGGATCCGTTTCGCTTTCAAAACAATGGAATTTCCTAcaag GGAAAGCTGATCGGAGAACAAGATGTGGACAAGGCTCGAGGAGATGCAATGTGTGCTGAAGCAATGCGAACTGCCAAGAGTATTATCAAGGCTGCTGGAGCTCACAAAACACGTATTACTCTTCAAATCAACATTGATGGAATCAAAGTTCTTGATGAAAAGAGCGGCGCTGTTCTTCATAATTTCCCAGTATCAAGAATCTCTTTCATCGCTCGTGATTCTTCTGATGCTCGAGCTTTTGGACTTGTTTACGGTGAACCTGGAGGCAAGTACAAGTTCTATGGAATCAAAACAGCACAGGCAGCTGATCAAGCAGTTCTTGCTATCAGAGACATGTTCCaagttgtttttgaaatgaagaaaaaacagattGAGCAAGTTAAGCAACAACAGATTCAAGATGGTGGAGCTGAAATTAGT AGCAAGAAGGAAGGTGGAGTCGCCGTCGCTGATCTTCTCGACTTGGAATCCGAACTTCAGCAAATTGAACGAGGAGTTCAACAACTTTCAACTGTCCCGACAAACTGTGATGCCTTCGGAGCATCACCATTTGGAGATCCTTTCGTAGACAGCTTCAACAGTACAGCCACGTCAAATGGAACTGCAAATATGTCTGGAACTCAAGTGCCATTTGGAGGACTTCAACTTCCACAAGTTCAACAAATGCAGATGCCAATGGTTCAAATTCCTCAACAATCTCATCAGAATTGGCCAACATCCGGAGCTGGATCATTTGACGCTTGGggacaacaacaacagcagcaacaaATGCACCATGCTCATAGTACACCTGCTTTCGGAACAAACGGATTCTCGGATACTAATCCATTTGCGTCGGCTTTCAATACTCAAGCTCCGCCACCACCACTTCCAACTGTTGCTCCAACACAATACCGTGATCCATTCTCTGTACATTCCTCTGCTattccaaattcaaatattgattGGACTGGAACTGGGACTACGAAAGAGAATATGGCACCATCTACTAATATCCAACAACAGCAGTCATCATTGCATCACGCCAGCACTTTTGCCAACTTTGGAGATAATAA ATTCAGGGCCGAAACCTGGAGTGAAAAGAAGGTGACGTCGCTTGAAGAAGCTTTCACGAAATTGGTTGATATGGACGCATTGGTTGGTGGACAGGGTATCAAGGAGACAAAAAAGAATCCATTTGAGCATATCTTAAACCCACCAAAG gcttCTCTGAACTCCATGTCGACAACATGTTCTGCTGCTCAAATGGCTGCCACTCAACAGCATACGACTTCATCTCATGCTGATCCATTTGGTGATGATTTCTTCCGATAA
- the dab-1 gene encoding PID domain-containing protein (Confirmed by transcript evidence): MAQKSDISVETANATSGKPNPPSPKSRLAMLKRTKKASNASSDPFRFQNNGISYKGKLIGEQDVDKARGDAMCAEAMRTAKSIIKAAGAHKTRITLQINIDGIKVLDEKSGAVLHNFPVSRISFIARDSSDARAFGLVYGEPGGKYKFYGIKTAQAADQAVLAIRDMFQVVFEMKKKQIEQVKQQQIQDGGAEISSKKEGGVAVADLLDLESELQQIERGVQQLSTVPTNCDAFGASPFGDPFVDSFNSTATSNGTANMSGTQVPFGGLQLPQVQQMQMPMVQIPQQSHQNWPTSGAGSFDAWGQQQQQQQMHHAHSTPAFGTNGFSDTNPFASAFNTQAPPPPLPTVAPTQYRDPFSVHSSAIPNSNIDWTGTGTTKENMAPSTNIQQQQSSLHHASTFANFGDNKAETWSEKKVTSLEEAFTKLVDMDALVGGQGIKETKKNPFEHILNPPKASLNSMSTTCSAAQMAATQQHTTSSHADPFGDDFFR; the protein is encoded by the exons ATGGCTCAAAAGTCGGATATATCAGTGGAAACGGCAAATGCAACATCTGGAAAACCAAATCCACCATCACCAAAGTCCCGACTTGCAATGCTGAAGAGAACCAAGAAAG caTCAAATGCATCATCGGATCCGTTTCGCTTTCAAAACAATGGAATTTCCTAcaag GGAAAGCTGATCGGAGAACAAGATGTGGACAAGGCTCGAGGAGATGCAATGTGTGCTGAAGCAATGCGAACTGCCAAGAGTATTATCAAGGCTGCTGGAGCTCACAAAACACGTATTACTCTTCAAATCAACATTGATGGAATCAAAGTTCTTGATGAAAAGAGCGGCGCTGTTCTTCATAATTTCCCAGTATCAAGAATCTCTTTCATCGCTCGTGATTCTTCTGATGCTCGAGCTTTTGGACTTGTTTACGGTGAACCTGGAGGCAAGTACAAGTTCTATGGAATCAAAACAGCACAGGCAGCTGATCAAGCAGTTCTTGCTATCAGAGACATGTTCCaagttgtttttgaaatgaagaaaaaacagattGAGCAAGTTAAGCAACAACAGATTCAAGATGGTGGAGCTGAAATTAGT AGCAAGAAGGAAGGTGGAGTCGCCGTCGCTGATCTTCTCGACTTGGAATCCGAACTTCAGCAAATTGAACGAGGAGTTCAACAACTTTCAACTGTCCCGACAAACTGTGATGCCTTCGGAGCATCACCATTTGGAGATCCTTTCGTAGACAGCTTCAACAGTACAGCCACGTCAAATGGAACTGCAAATATGTCTGGAACTCAAGTGCCATTTGGAGGACTTCAACTTCCACAAGTTCAACAAATGCAGATGCCAATGGTTCAAATTCCTCAACAATCTCATCAGAATTGGCCAACATCCGGAGCTGGATCATTTGACGCTTGGggacaacaacaacagcagcaacaaATGCACCATGCTCATAGTACACCTGCTTTCGGAACAAACGGATTCTCGGATACTAATCCATTTGCGTCGGCTTTCAATACTCAAGCTCCGCCACCACCACTTCCAACTGTTGCTCCAACACAATACCGTGATCCATTCTCTGTACATTCCTCTGCTattccaaattcaaatattgattGGACTGGAACTGGGACTACGAAAGAGAATATGGCACCATCTACTAATATCCAACAACAGCAGTCATCATTGCATCACGCCAGCACTTTTGCCAACTTTGGAGATAATAA GGCCGAAACCTGGAGTGAAAAGAAGGTGACGTCGCTTGAAGAAGCTTTCACGAAATTGGTTGATATGGACGCATTGGTTGGTGGACAGGGTATCAAGGAGACAAAAAAGAATCCATTTGAGCATATCTTAAACCCACCAAAG gcttCTCTGAACTCCATGTCGACAACATGTTCTGCTGCTCAAATGGCTGCCACTCAACAGCATACGACTTCATCTCATGCTGATCCATTTGGTGATGATTTCTTCCGATAA
- the dab-1 gene encoding PID domain-containing protein (Partially confirmed by transcript evidence), which yields MKKTQLGRSFSKSFKQKKARASNASSDPFRFQNNGISYKGKLIGEQDVDKARGDAMCAEAMRTAKSIIKAAGAHKTRITLQINIDGIKVLDEKSGAVLHNFPVSRISFIARDSSDARAFGLVYGEPGGKYKFYGIKTAQAADQAVLAIRDMFQVVFEMKKKQIEQVKQQQIQDGGAEISFQSKKEGGVAVADLLDLESELQQIERGVQQLSTVPTNCDAFGASPFGDPFVDSFNSTATSNGTANMSGTQVPFGGLQLPQVQQMQMPMVQIPQQSHQNWPTSGAGSFDAWGQQQQQQQMHHAHSTPAFGTNGFSDTNPFASAFNTQAPPPPLPTVAPTQYRDPFSVHSSAIPNSNIDWTGTGTTKENMAPSTNIQQQQSSLHHASTFANFGDNKAETWSEKKVTSLEEAFTKLVDMDALVGGQGIKETKKNPFEHILNPPKASLNSMSTTCSAAQMAATQQHTTSSHADPFGDDFFR from the exons ATGAAAAAGACGCAATTAGGGCGTTCGTTTTCCAAATcattcaagcagaaaaaggcGCGGG caTCAAATGCATCATCGGATCCGTTTCGCTTTCAAAACAATGGAATTTCCTAcaag GGAAAGCTGATCGGAGAACAAGATGTGGACAAGGCTCGAGGAGATGCAATGTGTGCTGAAGCAATGCGAACTGCCAAGAGTATTATCAAGGCTGCTGGAGCTCACAAAACACGTATTACTCTTCAAATCAACATTGATGGAATCAAAGTTCTTGATGAAAAGAGCGGCGCTGTTCTTCATAATTTCCCAGTATCAAGAATCTCTTTCATCGCTCGTGATTCTTCTGATGCTCGAGCTTTTGGACTTGTTTACGGTGAACCTGGAGGCAAGTACAAGTTCTATGGAATCAAAACAGCACAGGCAGCTGATCAAGCAGTTCTTGCTATCAGAGACATGTTCCaagttgtttttgaaatgaagaaaaaacagattGAGCAAGTTAAGCAACAACAGATTCAAGATGGTGGAGCTGAAATTAGT TTCCAGAGCAAGAAGGAAGGTGGAGTCGCCGTCGCTGATCTTCTCGACTTGGAATCCGAACTTCAGCAAATTGAACGAGGAGTTCAACAACTTTCAACTGTCCCGACAAACTGTGATGCCTTCGGAGCATCACCATTTGGAGATCCTTTCGTAGACAGCTTCAACAGTACAGCCACGTCAAATGGAACTGCAAATATGTCTGGAACTCAAGTGCCATTTGGAGGACTTCAACTTCCACAAGTTCAACAAATGCAGATGCCAATGGTTCAAATTCCTCAACAATCTCATCAGAATTGGCCAACATCCGGAGCTGGATCATTTGACGCTTGGggacaacaacaacagcagcaacaaATGCACCATGCTCATAGTACACCTGCTTTCGGAACAAACGGATTCTCGGATACTAATCCATTTGCGTCGGCTTTCAATACTCAAGCTCCGCCACCACCACTTCCAACTGTTGCTCCAACACAATACCGTGATCCATTCTCTGTACATTCCTCTGCTattccaaattcaaatattgattGGACTGGAACTGGGACTACGAAAGAGAATATGGCACCATCTACTAATATCCAACAACAGCAGTCATCATTGCATCACGCCAGCACTTTTGCCAACTTTGGAGATAATAA GGCCGAAACCTGGAGTGAAAAGAAGGTGACGTCGCTTGAAGAAGCTTTCACGAAATTGGTTGATATGGACGCATTGGTTGGTGGACAGGGTATCAAGGAGACAAAAAAGAATCCATTTGAGCATATCTTAAACCCACCAAAG gcttCTCTGAACTCCATGTCGACAACATGTTCTGCTGCTCAAATGGCTGCCACTCAACAGCATACGACTTCATCTCATGCTGATCCATTTGGTGATGATTTCTTCCGATAA
- the dab-1 gene encoding PID domain-containing protein (Confirmed by transcript evidence) → MAQKSDISVETANATSGKPNPPSPKSRLAMLKRTKKASNASSDPFRFQNNGISYKGKLIGEQDVDKARGDAMCAEAMRTAKSIIKAAGAHKTRITLQINIDGIKVLDEKSGAVLHNFPVSRISFIARDSSDARAFGLVYGEPGGKYKFYGIKTAQAADQAVLAIRDMFQVVFEMKKKQIEQVKQQQIQDGGAEISFQSKKEGGVAVADLLDLESELQQIERGVQQLSTVPTNCDAFGASPFGDPFVDSFNSTATSNGTANMSGTQVPFGGLQLPQVQQMQMPMVQIPQQSHQNWPTSGAGSFDAWGQQQQQQQMHHAHSTPAFGTNGFSDTNPFASAFNTQAPPPPLPTVAPTQYRDPFSVHSSAIPNSNIDWTGTGTTKENMAPSTNIQQQQSSLHHASTFANFGDNKFRAETWSEKKVTSLEEAFTKLVDMDALVGGQGIKETKKNPFEHILNPPKASLNSMSTTCSAAQMAATQQHTTSSHADPFGDDFFR, encoded by the exons ATGGCTCAAAAGTCGGATATATCAGTGGAAACGGCAAATGCAACATCTGGAAAACCAAATCCACCATCACCAAAGTCCCGACTTGCAATGCTGAAGAGAACCAAGAAAG caTCAAATGCATCATCGGATCCGTTTCGCTTTCAAAACAATGGAATTTCCTAcaag GGAAAGCTGATCGGAGAACAAGATGTGGACAAGGCTCGAGGAGATGCAATGTGTGCTGAAGCAATGCGAACTGCCAAGAGTATTATCAAGGCTGCTGGAGCTCACAAAACACGTATTACTCTTCAAATCAACATTGATGGAATCAAAGTTCTTGATGAAAAGAGCGGCGCTGTTCTTCATAATTTCCCAGTATCAAGAATCTCTTTCATCGCTCGTGATTCTTCTGATGCTCGAGCTTTTGGACTTGTTTACGGTGAACCTGGAGGCAAGTACAAGTTCTATGGAATCAAAACAGCACAGGCAGCTGATCAAGCAGTTCTTGCTATCAGAGACATGTTCCaagttgtttttgaaatgaagaaaaaacagattGAGCAAGTTAAGCAACAACAGATTCAAGATGGTGGAGCTGAAATTAGT TTCCAGAGCAAGAAGGAAGGTGGAGTCGCCGTCGCTGATCTTCTCGACTTGGAATCCGAACTTCAGCAAATTGAACGAGGAGTTCAACAACTTTCAACTGTCCCGACAAACTGTGATGCCTTCGGAGCATCACCATTTGGAGATCCTTTCGTAGACAGCTTCAACAGTACAGCCACGTCAAATGGAACTGCAAATATGTCTGGAACTCAAGTGCCATTTGGAGGACTTCAACTTCCACAAGTTCAACAAATGCAGATGCCAATGGTTCAAATTCCTCAACAATCTCATCAGAATTGGCCAACATCCGGAGCTGGATCATTTGACGCTTGGggacaacaacaacagcagcaacaaATGCACCATGCTCATAGTACACCTGCTTTCGGAACAAACGGATTCTCGGATACTAATCCATTTGCGTCGGCTTTCAATACTCAAGCTCCGCCACCACCACTTCCAACTGTTGCTCCAACACAATACCGTGATCCATTCTCTGTACATTCCTCTGCTattccaaattcaaatattgattGGACTGGAACTGGGACTACGAAAGAGAATATGGCACCATCTACTAATATCCAACAACAGCAGTCATCATTGCATCACGCCAGCACTTTTGCCAACTTTGGAGATAATAA ATTCAGGGCCGAAACCTGGAGTGAAAAGAAGGTGACGTCGCTTGAAGAAGCTTTCACGAAATTGGTTGATATGGACGCATTGGTTGGTGGACAGGGTATCAAGGAGACAAAAAAGAATCCATTTGAGCATATCTTAAACCCACCAAAG gcttCTCTGAACTCCATGTCGACAACATGTTCTGCTGCTCAAATGGCTGCCACTCAACAGCATACGACTTCATCTCATGCTGATCCATTTGGTGATGATTTCTTCCGATAA
- the dab-1 gene encoding PID domain-containing protein (Partially confirmed by transcript evidence), producing the protein MKKTQLGRSFSKSFKQKKARASNASSDPFRFQNNGISYKGKLIGEQDVDKARGDAMCAEAMRTAKSIIKAAGAHKTRITLQINIDGIKVLDEKSGAVLHNFPVSRISFIARDSSDARAFGLVYGEPGGKYKFYGIKTAQAADQAVLAIRDMFQVVFEMKKKQIEQVKQQQIQDGGAEISFQSKKEGGVAVADLLDLESELQQIERGVQQLSTVPTNCDAFGASPFGDPFVDSFNSTATSNGTANMSGTQVPFGGLQLPQVQQMQMPMVQIPQQSHQNWPTSGAGSFDAWGQQQQQQQMHHAHSTPAFGTNGFSDTNPFASAFNTQAPPPPLPTVAPTQYRDPFSVHSSAIPNSNIDWTGTGTTKENMAPSTNIQQQQSSLHHASTFANFGDNKFRAETWSEKKVTSLEEAFTKLVDMDALVGGQGIKETKKNPFEHILNPPKASLNSMSTTCSAAQMAATQQHTTSSHADPFGDDFFR; encoded by the exons ATGAAAAAGACGCAATTAGGGCGTTCGTTTTCCAAATcattcaagcagaaaaaggcGCGGG caTCAAATGCATCATCGGATCCGTTTCGCTTTCAAAACAATGGAATTTCCTAcaag GGAAAGCTGATCGGAGAACAAGATGTGGACAAGGCTCGAGGAGATGCAATGTGTGCTGAAGCAATGCGAACTGCCAAGAGTATTATCAAGGCTGCTGGAGCTCACAAAACACGTATTACTCTTCAAATCAACATTGATGGAATCAAAGTTCTTGATGAAAAGAGCGGCGCTGTTCTTCATAATTTCCCAGTATCAAGAATCTCTTTCATCGCTCGTGATTCTTCTGATGCTCGAGCTTTTGGACTTGTTTACGGTGAACCTGGAGGCAAGTACAAGTTCTATGGAATCAAAACAGCACAGGCAGCTGATCAAGCAGTTCTTGCTATCAGAGACATGTTCCaagttgtttttgaaatgaagaaaaaacagattGAGCAAGTTAAGCAACAACAGATTCAAGATGGTGGAGCTGAAATTAGT TTCCAGAGCAAGAAGGAAGGTGGAGTCGCCGTCGCTGATCTTCTCGACTTGGAATCCGAACTTCAGCAAATTGAACGAGGAGTTCAACAACTTTCAACTGTCCCGACAAACTGTGATGCCTTCGGAGCATCACCATTTGGAGATCCTTTCGTAGACAGCTTCAACAGTACAGCCACGTCAAATGGAACTGCAAATATGTCTGGAACTCAAGTGCCATTTGGAGGACTTCAACTTCCACAAGTTCAACAAATGCAGATGCCAATGGTTCAAATTCCTCAACAATCTCATCAGAATTGGCCAACATCCGGAGCTGGATCATTTGACGCTTGGggacaacaacaacagcagcaacaaATGCACCATGCTCATAGTACACCTGCTTTCGGAACAAACGGATTCTCGGATACTAATCCATTTGCGTCGGCTTTCAATACTCAAGCTCCGCCACCACCACTTCCAACTGTTGCTCCAACACAATACCGTGATCCATTCTCTGTACATTCCTCTGCTattccaaattcaaatattgattGGACTGGAACTGGGACTACGAAAGAGAATATGGCACCATCTACTAATATCCAACAACAGCAGTCATCATTGCATCACGCCAGCACTTTTGCCAACTTTGGAGATAATAA ATTCAGGGCCGAAACCTGGAGTGAAAAGAAGGTGACGTCGCTTGAAGAAGCTTTCACGAAATTGGTTGATATGGACGCATTGGTTGGTGGACAGGGTATCAAGGAGACAAAAAAGAATCCATTTGAGCATATCTTAAACCCACCAAAG gcttCTCTGAACTCCATGTCGACAACATGTTCTGCTGCTCAAATGGCTGCCACTCAACAGCATACGACTTCATCTCATGCTGATCCATTTGGTGATGATTTCTTCCGATAA
- the dab-1 gene encoding PID domain-containing protein (Confirmed by transcript evidence), whose protein sequence is MAQKSDISVETANATSGKPNPPSPKSRLAMLKRTKKASNASSDPFRFQNNGISYKGKLIGEQDVDKARGDAMCAEAMRTAKSIIKAAGAHKTRITLQINIDGIKVLDEKSGAVLHNFPVSRISFIARDSSDARAFGLVYGEPGGKYKFYGIKTAQAADQAVLAIRDMFQVVFEMKKKQIEQVKQQQIQDGGAEISFQSKKEGGVAVADLLDLESELQQIERGVQQLSTVPTNCDAFGASPFGDPFVDSFNSTATSNGTANMSGTQVPFGGLQLPQVQQMQMPMVQIPQQSHQNWPTSGAGSFDAWGQQQQQQQMHHAHSTPAFGTNGFSDTNPFASAFNTQAPPPPLPTVAPTQYRDPFSVHSSAIPNSNIDWTGTGTTKENMAPSTNIQQQQSSLHHASTFANFGDNKAETWSEKKVTSLEEAFTKLVDMDALVGGQGIKETKKNPFEHILNPPKASLNSMSTTCSAAQMAATQQHTTSSHADPFGDDFFR, encoded by the exons ATGGCTCAAAAGTCGGATATATCAGTGGAAACGGCAAATGCAACATCTGGAAAACCAAATCCACCATCACCAAAGTCCCGACTTGCAATGCTGAAGAGAACCAAGAAAG caTCAAATGCATCATCGGATCCGTTTCGCTTTCAAAACAATGGAATTTCCTAcaag GGAAAGCTGATCGGAGAACAAGATGTGGACAAGGCTCGAGGAGATGCAATGTGTGCTGAAGCAATGCGAACTGCCAAGAGTATTATCAAGGCTGCTGGAGCTCACAAAACACGTATTACTCTTCAAATCAACATTGATGGAATCAAAGTTCTTGATGAAAAGAGCGGCGCTGTTCTTCATAATTTCCCAGTATCAAGAATCTCTTTCATCGCTCGTGATTCTTCTGATGCTCGAGCTTTTGGACTTGTTTACGGTGAACCTGGAGGCAAGTACAAGTTCTATGGAATCAAAACAGCACAGGCAGCTGATCAAGCAGTTCTTGCTATCAGAGACATGTTCCaagttgtttttgaaatgaagaaaaaacagattGAGCAAGTTAAGCAACAACAGATTCAAGATGGTGGAGCTGAAATTAGT TTCCAGAGCAAGAAGGAAGGTGGAGTCGCCGTCGCTGATCTTCTCGACTTGGAATCCGAACTTCAGCAAATTGAACGAGGAGTTCAACAACTTTCAACTGTCCCGACAAACTGTGATGCCTTCGGAGCATCACCATTTGGAGATCCTTTCGTAGACAGCTTCAACAGTACAGCCACGTCAAATGGAACTGCAAATATGTCTGGAACTCAAGTGCCATTTGGAGGACTTCAACTTCCACAAGTTCAACAAATGCAGATGCCAATGGTTCAAATTCCTCAACAATCTCATCAGAATTGGCCAACATCCGGAGCTGGATCATTTGACGCTTGGggacaacaacaacagcagcaacaaATGCACCATGCTCATAGTACACCTGCTTTCGGAACAAACGGATTCTCGGATACTAATCCATTTGCGTCGGCTTTCAATACTCAAGCTCCGCCACCACCACTTCCAACTGTTGCTCCAACACAATACCGTGATCCATTCTCTGTACATTCCTCTGCTattccaaattcaaatattgattGGACTGGAACTGGGACTACGAAAGAGAATATGGCACCATCTACTAATATCCAACAACAGCAGTCATCATTGCATCACGCCAGCACTTTTGCCAACTTTGGAGATAATAA GGCCGAAACCTGGAGTGAAAAGAAGGTGACGTCGCTTGAAGAAGCTTTCACGAAATTGGTTGATATGGACGCATTGGTTGGTGGACAGGGTATCAAGGAGACAAAAAAGAATCCATTTGAGCATATCTTAAACCCACCAAAG gcttCTCTGAACTCCATGTCGACAACATGTTCTGCTGCTCAAATGGCTGCCACTCAACAGCATACGACTTCATCTCATGCTGATCCATTTGGTGATGATTTCTTCCGATAA